Proteins encoded by one window of Salvia splendens isolate huo1 chromosome 5, SspV2, whole genome shotgun sequence:
- the LOC121804143 gene encoding protein FAR1-RELATED SEQUENCE 5-like, which translates to MLSSQWRITEVQAHENDLADDVGLNQKSSFDLMTRQAGVRDGIGYTILDAKNYLRSKRQRSMVYDEADGARMLIDYEYFGDVVSLDTTYCTNRDNRPLAVFSGFNHHRRVVIFGASLLYDKTIASFKWLFETFLEVHKHKRHLTVFTDQDLAMAKALHEVMPETFHGLCTWHLMQNGIKHLGNLMKEGSYFLIDFKRCMFGFEDEIKFEEAWSNLLTQYNLQDSTWLKQLYSVKAKWARCYIKAFTIAAYIMHKDGRRSLFEYVIGLIDHDREWRVTYDPNTKMIHCSCRTFEMVGLICCHFVKVFDVLDVKLLPETYILKNWTKEARSGVVRDYTGNVVEEDSKLQCTEWYQRLCQMLIRLANEASVHQSTFSLVHETMHDLYKKVMEIRSRD; encoded by the exons ATGTTATCTTCTCAGTGGCGCATTACGGAAGTTCAAGCACATGAGAATGATTTAGCAGATGATGTTGGGCTCAATCAGAAATCATCTTTTGATTTGATGACCAGACAAGCCGGGGTAAGAGATGGAATTGGTTACACTATCTTAGACGCTAAGAATTATCTTCGATCTAAGAGACAAAGAAGCATGGTATATGATGAAGCCGATG GTGCAAGAATGCTGATTGATTATGAGTACTTTGGCGATGTTGTGTCATTGGATACCACATATTGTACAAATCGTGATAATAGACCACTTGCTGTATTCTCAGGTTTCAATCATCATAGAAGAGTTGTCATATTTGGTGCATCACTTTTGTATGATAAAACAATAGCATCATTTAAATGGTTGTTTGAAACTTTTTTGGAGGTACACAAACATAAAAGGCATCTCACTGTCTTCACCGACCAAGATCTAGCTATGGCAAAAGCCTTGCATGAGGTAATGCCAGAGACATTTCACGGGTTATGCACTTGGCATTTAATGCAAAATGGAATCAAGCATCTGGGAAACCTCATGAAGGAAGGATCGTATTTCTTGATAGATTTTAAGAGGTGTATGTTTGGCTTTGAGGATGAAATCAAGTTTGAAGAGGCTTGGAGCAACTTATTGACACAATATAATCTTCAAGACAGCACATGGTTGAAGCAACTATATAGTGTAAAGGCAAAATGGGCACGATGCTATATAAAAGCCTTCACGATTG CTGCATATATAATGCATAAAGATGGAAGGAGATCATTATTTGAATATGTTATTGGGCTAATTGATCATGATAGGGAATGGAGGGTGACCTATGATCCCAATACTAAGATGATTCACTGTAGTTGTCGAACGTTTGAGATGGTTGGATTAATATGTTGTCATTTTGTGAAAGTGTTTGATGTGCTAGATGTGAAGTTGCTTCCAGAGACTTATATTCTTAAGAATTGGACTAAAGAAGCTAGAAGTGGTGTAGTACGTGACTATACAGGCAATGTAGTTGAAGAAGATTCTAAATTACAATGTACTGAGTGGTATCAGAGACTATGTCAAATGCTTATAAGGTTGGCTAATGAAGCTTCTGTCCATCAATCCACTTTCTCCTTAGTGCATGAAACAATGCATGATCTATATAAAAAGGTGATGGAAATCCGTTCAAGAGATTAG